In a single window of the Mucilaginibacter defluvii genome:
- the treY gene encoding malto-oligosyltrehalose synthase gives MFNPVATYRIQFNKDFTFTDLERIIPYLQSLGIKTLYASPIFEAVPGSTHGYDVTNPHVINPEIGTLKQLRQISKRLKESGINWLQDIVPNHMAFDTKNSWLMDVLEKGTLSAYASFFDTAGTSELFEGKIMLPFLGSSLEDVINNDELKLTYADGAFYLSYYDNNYPVNISTYDAVLSAVKGKDSALKKLLQEIKQTHQNDDVSAFTIAFNELKIQLKSLFSGEGYKGKIDRAIQLINQDKAELSQLVEMQYYRLCNWQETDSKINFRRFFTVNGLICLNMQNPNVFTNYHKFIASLLKEGVFQGVRVDHVDGLYDPTGYLENLRKLVGNDVYIVVEKILEKDEQLPESWPIEGATGYEFLAVINNLLTNADGEKQFTSLYNRLTGNGKLSEADIHEKKAYILKQHMAGELANLTRYFCEFNLIGEHEHQQTDHEKLKEAIARFLIYCPVYRYYGNTMPLAADEAKQVSAIIKKIKESDAELKQSAMLLEQALLKNPEEKAAEYADNALSFYQRCMQLSGPLMAKGVEDTLMYTYNRFAAHNEVGDAPDAFGMPVDEFHAYMKHRQAHWPLALNGTSTHDTKRGEDVRARLNALSAMPDLWSKAAEQWIKENSQPDGDKVLDVNDIYLIFQTIVGAYSMPGQGDDNFEQRLHDYLEKALREGKQHSQWAQPDEDYETAAKNFASRLLDNGSPFWKSFSGIHPQLADHGIVNSLSQLLLKFTCPGVPDIYQGCERWDLSLVDPDNRRDVDYTLSDTLLKDIQLGAREDIKRLWNERYTASIKLWLTKSLLAIRIKYSEVFTSGKYVPLKVKGKYKQHILAYARHYQQQWIVTVIPLHLPVIKANIAEESINWASTRIVLPEGIPESYYNELAGTEGRSQEDELFIKDVFADYLPLGLISFKRQESPRGSGLLLHITSLPSDFGVGDLGPQALAFAHALAYSQQKYWQLLPLTPTEMVNSHSPYSSFSSMAGNTLLISPELLAKDGLLTNDDLKAHAMPSKAEVDYVAAERIKQQLLNIAWGIFQKQGENSQADFASYCREQDAWLNDFALYVVIKQHHGGKPWYEWHQDYSQRKDKSLKAFGRKYADEVLKAKWMQYIFAKQWQGLRSYCNDLGVKLFGDLPFYVSYDSADVWAHREFFNLDEQGKMLGVAGVPPDYFNADGQLWGMPVFCWDKLKQQNYSWWVQRIKKNMELFDVLRLDHFRAFAAYWDVPADETTAINGKWQQGPGNHFFETLKAELGELPLVAEDLGDIDDAVYQLRDEFSLPGMKVLQFAFGDNMPQSPYIPHNYTANYIVYTGTHDNNTTVGWFRQDAGKPEKRRLFDYTGIKIKSGNVHEVMIRLAMNSVANTCIIPVQDLLGLDEESRMNIPASSSKNWLWRLKPGQLGQKDIKKLLKWTLAGNRV, from the coding sequence ATGTTTAATCCAGTAGCAACCTATCGCATCCAGTTCAACAAGGATTTTACCTTTACCGATCTTGAACGGATAATACCGTATTTGCAATCGCTCGGAATAAAAACGCTGTATGCTTCTCCCATTTTTGAAGCCGTACCGGGCAGCACGCATGGTTATGACGTTACCAATCCGCACGTAATCAATCCGGAAATAGGTACGCTGAAACAACTGCGGCAGATAAGTAAACGGTTAAAAGAGAGTGGAATAAACTGGTTGCAGGACATCGTGCCAAATCATATGGCTTTTGATACCAAAAACAGTTGGTTGATGGATGTGCTGGAGAAAGGCACGTTATCCGCTTATGCCTCATTTTTTGATACCGCCGGAACAAGCGAGCTTTTTGAAGGCAAAATTATGTTGCCCTTTTTAGGATCATCACTTGAGGACGTAATCAATAACGATGAATTAAAGCTGACTTACGCGGATGGCGCTTTTTATCTGAGCTACTACGATAACAATTATCCGGTTAATATAAGCACCTACGACGCGGTGTTATCAGCCGTAAAAGGAAAAGATAGCGCACTGAAAAAGTTGCTGCAGGAAATTAAACAAACACATCAAAATGATGATGTAAGTGCTTTTACAATAGCTTTTAATGAGTTAAAAATCCAGTTAAAATCCTTGTTTTCCGGCGAGGGATATAAGGGTAAGATCGACCGGGCAATCCAACTGATCAATCAAGATAAGGCTGAGCTTTCGCAACTTGTTGAGATGCAGTATTACCGGCTGTGTAACTGGCAGGAAACCGATAGCAAGATAAATTTCCGCCGGTTTTTTACCGTGAACGGGTTGATCTGCCTGAACATGCAAAACCCGAACGTATTTACAAATTATCATAAATTCATTGCATCATTACTTAAAGAAGGTGTATTCCAGGGCGTCAGGGTTGACCATGTTGATGGTTTGTATGATCCGACAGGTTATCTGGAAAATCTGCGCAAGCTTGTTGGTAATGACGTTTACATCGTGGTAGAAAAGATACTGGAAAAAGACGAGCAATTGCCGGAAAGCTGGCCGATTGAAGGGGCAACTGGCTACGAGTTTTTAGCAGTAATCAATAATTTGCTAACCAATGCAGATGGCGAAAAGCAGTTTACTTCGCTATACAACCGCTTAACAGGTAATGGTAAGTTAAGTGAGGCCGATATACACGAAAAAAAGGCTTACATACTAAAACAGCACATGGCAGGAGAACTGGCTAACCTGACCAGGTACTTTTGCGAATTTAATTTGATCGGTGAGCATGAGCATCAGCAAACAGACCACGAAAAGCTAAAGGAAGCTATTGCCCGGTTTTTAATTTACTGCCCGGTTTACAGGTATTATGGCAACACGATGCCGCTTGCAGCGGATGAAGCAAAGCAGGTATCAGCCATCATAAAAAAAATAAAAGAAAGCGATGCAGAGCTAAAGCAATCAGCAATGCTATTAGAGCAGGCTTTACTGAAAAATCCGGAAGAAAAGGCCGCGGAATATGCTGATAATGCTTTAAGTTTTTATCAGCGCTGTATGCAGTTAAGCGGTCCGTTGATGGCTAAAGGGGTTGAAGATACGCTGATGTATACCTACAACCGTTTTGCAGCGCATAATGAAGTAGGAGACGCGCCGGACGCGTTTGGTATGCCGGTTGATGAATTTCATGCCTATATGAAGCATAGGCAAGCCCATTGGCCGCTTGCGCTAAACGGTACATCAACGCATGATACTAAGCGTGGCGAAGATGTGCGCGCAAGGCTCAATGCGCTATCTGCCATGCCTGATTTGTGGAGCAAAGCAGCTGAGCAATGGATTAAAGAAAATTCACAGCCGGACGGTGATAAGGTGCTTGATGTTAATGATATATACCTGATTTTTCAAACCATCGTCGGCGCATACTCGATGCCCGGACAGGGAGACGATAACTTTGAACAGCGCCTGCATGATTATCTGGAGAAGGCGCTTCGTGAGGGTAAACAGCATTCGCAATGGGCGCAGCCGGATGAAGATTATGAAACAGCGGCTAAAAATTTTGCGTCGCGTTTACTCGATAATGGTTCACCATTTTGGAAGAGTTTCTCGGGCATTCACCCGCAACTTGCCGATCATGGTATTGTTAATTCACTGTCGCAGTTACTGCTCAAATTCACTTGCCCGGGCGTACCTGATATTTACCAGGGCTGCGAGCGTTGGGACCTGAGCCTTGTTGACCCGGATAACCGCAGAGATGTTGATTATACTTTAAGTGATACATTGCTGAAAGATATACAATTAGGTGCAAGAGAAGATATTAAACGGCTTTGGAACGAACGATATACCGCCTCCATCAAGCTTTGGCTTACCAAAAGCTTACTTGCCATTAGGATTAAATATTCCGAAGTATTTACTTCCGGAAAATACGTGCCGTTAAAAGTTAAGGGTAAATACAAGCAGCATATCCTGGCATACGCCAGGCATTATCAGCAACAATGGATAGTGACGGTTATCCCGCTACACCTGCCTGTTATAAAAGCAAACATTGCCGAAGAGTCGATTAATTGGGCATCTACAAGGATCGTACTACCTGAAGGAATACCCGAAAGCTATTACAATGAGTTAGCAGGAACAGAGGGCCGCTCGCAAGAGGATGAATTGTTTATAAAAGATGTCTTTGCAGATTATCTGCCTTTGGGATTAATTAGCTTTAAGCGTCAGGAGAGCCCACGCGGATCAGGCCTGTTGTTGCATATCACATCGTTGCCGTCTGATTTTGGCGTAGGCGATTTGGGGCCGCAAGCATTAGCCTTTGCACATGCTTTGGCGTACAGCCAGCAAAAATACTGGCAGCTGCTTCCACTTACACCAACCGAGATGGTAAACAGCCATTCGCCATATAGTTCGTTTTCAAGTATGGCCGGGAATACGTTGCTTATTAGCCCGGAGTTGCTGGCTAAAGATGGTTTGTTAACCAACGACGACTTAAAAGCCCATGCAATGCCATCAAAAGCTGAAGTGGATTATGTCGCGGCTGAACGTATTAAGCAGCAGTTACTGAATATTGCCTGGGGTATTTTTCAAAAGCAAGGCGAAAATTCACAAGCTGATTTTGCGAGCTATTGCCGCGAGCAGGATGCCTGGCTTAACGATTTTGCACTATATGTGGTGATAAAACAGCATCACGGTGGCAAGCCCTGGTATGAGTGGCATCAGGATTATAGTCAGCGTAAAGACAAATCGCTCAAAGCCTTCGGCCGCAAATATGCTGATGAAGTGCTTAAAGCCAAATGGATGCAATATATTTTTGCCAAACAATGGCAAGGCTTGCGTAGCTATTGTAATGACTTGGGTGTAAAGCTCTTTGGCGATCTGCCATTTTACGTAAGCTATGACTCGGCAGACGTTTGGGCGCACCGCGAATTTTTTAATCTGGATGAACAAGGTAAAATGCTTGGCGTAGCAGGTGTACCGCCTGATTATTTTAACGCCGATGGACAGCTTTGGGGCATGCCTGTTTTTTGCTGGGATAAGCTAAAGCAGCAAAATTACAGCTGGTGGGTACAGCGCATCAAAAAAAATATGGAACTTTTTGATGTGCTCCGTCTGGATCATTTCAGGGCATTTGCGGCGTACTGGGACGTACCGGCCGACGAAACTACCGCCATAAATGGTAAGTGGCAGCAAGGCCCTGGCAATCATTTCTTTGAAACGCTGAAAGCTGAGCTCGGAGAGTTACCGTTGGTTGCAGAAGATTTGGGCGATATTGACGACGCGGTATACCAGCTGCGTGATGAGTTTAGTTTGCCGGGCATGAAAGTGCTACAATTCGCCTTTGGCGATAACATGCCGCAGTCGCCCTACATACCCCACAATTACACCGCAAATTATATTGTTTATACCGGTACGCATGATAATAACACTACTGTTGGCTGGTTTCGGCAGGACGCCGGGAAGCCCGAAAAACGCAGGCTTTTCGATTATACAGGCATCAAAATAAAATCAGGTAACGTGCACGAGGTGATGATCAGGCTGGCGATGAATTCGGTAGCAAACACATGTATCATTCCGGTTCAGGATCTGCTTGGTCTTGATGAAGAATCTCGTATGAATATACCGGCCTCGTCATCAAAAAATTGGCTTTGGCGTTTAAAACCGGGGCAGCTCGGCCAAAAAGATATTAAGAAGCTACTTAAATGGACGTTAGCCGGCAATCGTGTGTAA
- a CDS encoding Gfo/Idh/MocA family oxidoreductase, protein MQNFEDFNRRNFLKTLSISAGALMLSPALQAFNPQGKKLGIALVGLGGYSGGQLAPALQQTKHCYLAGIVTGTPSKADEWSKKYNIPDKNIYNYSNFDEIAKNPAIDIVYVVLPVSMHKEFTIRAAKAGKHVICEKPMALNAADCTEMIAACKKANRMLSIGYRLHFEPHNMEMMRLGQKKVYGKVTAIDTGNGFVYRGDPNAWRLKKALSGGGALMDMGVYSIQGTRYTLGQNPLFVTATEQKTNNELFKEVDETIMWEFEFPGGLKTTGKSSYNNNWGYLKATAEKGQFSLEPAFGYGGIKGTTHEGIMNFPQINQQAAQMDDFALCVLNKKQTRVPGEEGLKDMKVIDAIYRSIVSGKKEKIV, encoded by the coding sequence ATGCAGAATTTCGAGGATTTCAACCGCAGGAATTTTTTAAAGACCTTATCAATCAGTGCCGGTGCATTGATGTTGTCGCCGGCATTACAGGCGTTCAACCCGCAGGGTAAAAAGCTTGGTATAGCGCTTGTTGGTTTGGGCGGTTATAGTGGTGGCCAGCTTGCGCCCGCATTGCAGCAAACCAAACACTGCTACCTGGCCGGTATTGTTACCGGCACACCCTCAAAAGCCGACGAATGGTCAAAAAAATACAACATACCCGATAAGAATATTTATAACTACAGCAACTTCGATGAGATAGCTAAAAACCCGGCTATAGATATTGTGTACGTGGTGCTCCCTGTATCCATGCATAAGGAATTCACCATCCGCGCAGCAAAAGCAGGCAAGCACGTTATCTGCGAAAAACCTATGGCCCTTAACGCGGCCGACTGTACGGAGATGATTGCAGCCTGTAAAAAGGCAAATCGTATGCTCTCTATCGGTTACCGTTTGCATTTTGAGCCGCATAATATGGAGATGATGCGCCTGGGCCAAAAAAAGGTGTATGGTAAAGTAACCGCCATTGATACAGGTAACGGTTTTGTATATCGCGGAGACCCCAACGCCTGGCGATTAAAAAAAGCGCTTTCAGGAGGCGGCGCGTTGATGGATATGGGGGTATACTCTATTCAGGGTACTCGCTACACGTTAGGGCAGAATCCTTTGTTTGTAACCGCTACCGAGCAAAAAACAAACAACGAGTTATTTAAAGAAGTTGATGAAACCATTATGTGGGAGTTCGAATTTCCGGGAGGGTTAAAAACTACTGGTAAGTCGAGCTATAATAATAACTGGGGTTATTTAAAAGCTACCGCCGAGAAAGGTCAGTTTTCTCTTGAGCCCGCGTTTGGGTACGGCGGCATAAAAGGTACAACGCACGAAGGTATTATGAATTTCCCGCAGATAAACCAGCAGGCCGCCCAGATGGATGATTTCGCCTTATGCGTATTAAATAAAAAACAAACACGCGTACCCGGTGAGGAAGGCTTAAAGGATATGAAGGTGATTGATGCCATTTATCGCAGCATAGTATCCGGGAAAAAAGAAAAGATAGTGTAA
- a CDS encoding efflux RND transporter permease subunit: MFETFIKRPVLSLVISLIITLLGVLALVTLPVTQFPDIVPPSVTVTANYTGANAEVCAKAVATPLERAINGVPGMTYMSSVCSNDGLTVIQIYFNVGIDPDQAAVNVQNRVSTIIDELPEEVIKAGVTTEKEVNSMLMYLNIMSDDKNMDEKFIYNFTDINVLQELKRIDGVGRAEIMGAKEYSMRVWLKPDKMLAYKVSTDEVIDAIRAQNVEAAPGKTGQSSDKSPQMLQYVLRYPGKFFDPKQYENIVIRADEGGAVLMLKEVADVEFGSLTYSMVSNTDARPSASIMIKQRPGSNARDVINNIKTRMAELKETSFPTGMTYNVNYDVSRFLDASIHEVLRTLVEAFLLVFVVVYIFLQDFRSTLIPALAVPVALIGSLFFMQMLGFSINLLTLFALVLAIGIVVDNAIVVVEAVHVKMTEEHLSPMDATVSAMREISGAIVAITLVMSAVFVPVAFMSGPVGVFYRQFSLTLAISIVISGVNALTLTPALCALMLKHDHAPRKKSFIQKFFSGFNKRYDGLQNRYAKWMNYLSPRKGLTLIILAGFFILTWGTNALLPTGFIPTEDQGMLYVNVTTPAGATVERTEQVLKQVEAQTKSIKSIESVSTLAGYSLVNEIAGASYGMAMISLKPWDEREESLTDVIKLLEDKTRNISDASIQFFPPPTVPGFGNASGFEIRMLDRSGRGDLQNAAAVTQKFVKALNDAPEIMGSFTSFDPNFPQYMITVDQQTAAKKGITIDKAMSTLQTLMGSYYASNFIRFGQMYKVMVQAAPEYRSKPEDVLNLQVKNTKGEMVPFSTFIKMEKVFGPEQLTRYNMYTSAMITGDAAPGYSSGDALKAIQRVADETLPKGFEFEWSGMTREQVLSGDQAIYIFAICLVFVYLLLAAQYESFLLPLPVILSLPTGIFGAFFFLKICGLENNIYAQVALVMLIGLLGKNAILIVEFAIQRQKEGLTVVQAAIEGAVSRLRPILMTSLAFIAGLIPLCIASGAGAMGNRSIGTASAGGMLLGTIFGLVLIPGLYVIFASMANRDSKKKEEAAHAEALDPVNY; this comes from the coding sequence ATGTTTGAAACCTTTATAAAGCGGCCCGTGCTGTCGCTTGTTATATCCCTCATTATTACCTTACTGGGGGTGCTGGCCCTGGTTACGCTGCCGGTTACCCAGTTCCCTGATATTGTGCCGCCGTCCGTCACAGTTACTGCTAATTACACAGGAGCCAATGCCGAAGTATGCGCCAAAGCCGTTGCTACACCGCTTGAACGGGCCATCAACGGGGTGCCGGGCATGACGTATATGTCCAGCGTTTGCAGTAACGACGGCTTAACCGTCATCCAGATCTATTTTAACGTCGGTATTGACCCCGACCAAGCTGCGGTAAATGTGCAGAACCGTGTTTCGACCATTATTGATGAGTTGCCAGAAGAGGTAATTAAGGCTGGTGTCACCACCGAAAAGGAGGTAAACAGTATGCTGATGTACCTCAACATCATGAGCGACGATAAAAACATGGATGAAAAATTCATCTATAACTTTACCGATATCAACGTACTGCAGGAGCTTAAACGTATTGATGGCGTAGGCCGTGCCGAAATTATGGGTGCCAAGGAGTACTCCATGCGTGTATGGTTAAAGCCGGATAAAATGCTGGCCTACAAGGTGTCTACCGATGAGGTGATCGACGCTATCCGTGCACAGAATGTAGAGGCCGCACCAGGCAAAACCGGGCAAAGCTCTGATAAATCCCCGCAGATGCTGCAATATGTATTGCGCTACCCGGGTAAATTTTTTGACCCGAAGCAATACGAAAACATTGTTATCCGCGCCGATGAAGGTGGGGCAGTGCTGATGCTGAAAGAGGTGGCCGATGTAGAATTCGGCTCACTTACCTACAGCATGGTATCTAACACTGACGCCCGCCCATCCGCCTCTATCATGATCAAGCAAAGACCGGGTTCAAACGCCCGCGATGTAATCAACAACATCAAAACCCGCATGGCCGAGTTAAAGGAAACCTCGTTTCCAACGGGTATGACGTATAATGTAAATTATGACGTATCCCGCTTCTTAGATGCCTCGATACATGAGGTATTGCGTACGCTTGTCGAGGCCTTCTTACTGGTTTTCGTTGTAGTCTATATATTCTTGCAGGATTTCAGGTCGACATTAATACCGGCTCTGGCGGTACCTGTAGCGTTGATAGGCTCACTCTTTTTTATGCAGATGCTGGGTTTTTCCATCAACCTGCTTACATTATTCGCGTTGGTGCTGGCAATCGGTATTGTAGTAGATAACGCCATTGTAGTGGTTGAGGCTGTCCACGTAAAAATGACCGAAGAGCATTTAAGCCCGATGGATGCCACCGTTAGCGCTATGCGCGAGATCAGCGGGGCGATTGTAGCCATAACCCTCGTGATGTCGGCGGTGTTTGTACCGGTAGCCTTTATGTCGGGGCCGGTAGGGGTGTTTTACCGGCAGTTCTCGTTAACATTAGCTATATCCATCGTTATATCAGGCGTTAACGCGTTAACGCTTACACCCGCGCTTTGTGCGCTGATGTTAAAGCATGATCATGCCCCGCGGAAAAAGAGTTTTATTCAAAAATTCTTCTCGGGGTTTAACAAGAGGTACGATGGCTTGCAAAACCGGTACGCAAAGTGGATGAATTATCTGTCGCCGCGTAAAGGTTTAACGCTGATTATCCTGGCTGGATTCTTTATCCTGACCTGGGGCACTAACGCCTTATTGCCCACCGGTTTTATCCCAACGGAAGATCAGGGTATGTTGTACGTGAACGTAACCACGCCTGCGGGCGCTACGGTTGAACGTACCGAGCAGGTGCTGAAACAGGTTGAAGCGCAAACCAAAAGCATTAAGTCCATCGAGTCGGTATCAACCCTTGCGGGCTACAGCTTGGTGAATGAGATAGCCGGTGCATCCTATGGTATGGCCATGATCAGCTTAAAACCTTGGGATGAACGGGAGGAATCATTAACGGATGTGATAAAGTTATTAGAGGATAAAACCCGTAACATCAGCGATGCATCCATACAATTCTTCCCGCCGCCAACGGTGCCTGGTTTTGGTAATGCCAGCGGTTTTGAGATACGGATGCTTGATCGCAGCGGTCGTGGCGATCTGCAAAACGCGGCGGCCGTTACCCAAAAGTTTGTAAAGGCGCTGAATGACGCGCCCGAGATCATGGGCTCGTTCACCAGTTTCGACCCTAACTTCCCGCAGTACATGATTACGGTCGATCAGCAAACGGCAGCCAAAAAAGGTATCACAATAGATAAAGCCATGTCGACCCTGCAAACCCTGATGGGGAGCTACTATGCTTCAAACTTTATCCGTTTCGGGCAAATGTACAAGGTGATGGTTCAGGCTGCGCCGGAGTACCGATCCAAACCGGAGGATGTGCTTAATCTGCAGGTGAAGAATACCAAAGGCGAGATGGTACCCTTTTCCACCTTTATCAAAATGGAAAAGGTATTCGGGCCTGAGCAGTTAACGCGCTACAACATGTATACCTCGGCCATGATAACGGGCGATGCGGCACCTGGCTACAGTAGTGGCGATGCGCTGAAAGCCATACAGCGTGTGGCTGATGAAACGCTGCCTAAAGGCTTTGAGTTTGAATGGTCGGGCATGACACGGGAGCAGGTACTTTCAGGCGACCAAGCGATATACATCTTCGCTATCTGTTTGGTGTTTGTGTACCTGCTGCTTGCCGCGCAGTACGAGAGCTTTTTGCTACCGTTGCCGGTTATTCTTTCGCTGCCTACAGGTATTTTCGGAGCCTTCTTCTTTTTGAAGATATGCGGATTAGAGAATAACATTTATGCGCAGGTAGCCCTGGTAATGCTCATCGGTTTGTTGGGTAAAAATGCCATCCTGATCGTAGAGTTCGCCATTCAGCGCCAAAAGGAAGGTTTGACCGTTGTACAAGCCGCCATTGAAGGTGCCGTATCAAGGCTTCGCCCGATTTTGATGACCTCGCTGGCGTTTATAGCAGGGTTGATTCCATTATGTATTGCGAGCGGTGCAGGTGCTATGGGTAACCGTTCCATCGGTACGGCATCAGCAGGAGGAATGTTGCTGGGCACCATATTCGGTTTGGTGCTTATACCCGGCCTGTACGTAATATTCGCCTCAATGGCTAATCGCGACAGCAAAAAGAAAGAAGAAGCTGCGCACGCTGAAGCGCTTGATCCAGTAAATTATTAA
- a CDS encoding efflux RND transporter periplasmic adaptor subunit, translated as MKKIKVLGYAIALAAAFMVTGCSSGTATDKAAENADTLHYPVMTLQATDTVLKKPYVADIQAHKNVEIRARVQGFLEKIYVDEGKPVKKGQLLFKINDQEFKVQLTKAKAALSNAVADAKATELEVDRVKMLVDKKVIAKSELEVAQSKLNADRATIDEARSMVQSAQNQLAYTQVTAPFDGIVDRIPLKAGSLIDEGALLTSLSDVSSMYAYFSFPENEYLRYVRTMKTSPDKTSTEVSLVLADGLEFPEKGKIETIEGEIEQTTGSINFRARFPNPQGLLRHGATGKLYISTKAENVVMVPQQSVFDIQDKSYVYVVDEGNKLHMQAFTPLTRFSHYYIVKEGLKAGDKILYEGTQNVRDGMVIKPRQVAKDAFIAMQ; from the coding sequence ATGAAAAAGATTAAAGTTTTAGGCTATGCTATAGCCCTTGCCGCGGCATTTATGGTCACGGGTTGCTCTTCAGGTACTGCCACAGATAAGGCAGCTGAAAATGCTGATACACTTCATTATCCTGTAATGACGTTACAGGCTACAGATACCGTACTGAAAAAACCTTACGTTGCCGATATCCAGGCACACAAGAATGTTGAAATCCGCGCCCGTGTACAGGGCTTTCTTGAAAAAATATATGTTGACGAGGGCAAGCCGGTAAAAAAAGGGCAATTACTATTCAAGATCAACGATCAGGAGTTTAAAGTGCAGCTTACCAAAGCAAAGGCCGCTTTAAGTAATGCAGTGGCCGATGCCAAGGCTACCGAACTTGAGGTTGACCGTGTTAAGATGCTAGTTGACAAGAAAGTTATCGCCAAATCCGAACTTGAAGTAGCACAATCTAAATTAAATGCCGACAGGGCTACTATAGACGAAGCACGTTCGATGGTGCAAAGCGCGCAAAACCAGTTGGCTTACACACAGGTAACAGCGCCGTTTGATGGCATTGTTGACCGTATTCCGCTAAAAGCAGGTAGTTTGATTGATGAAGGCGCGCTGCTCACCAGTTTGTCTGACGTAAGCTCGATGTACGCGTACTTCAGCTTTCCTGAAAACGAATATCTGCGTTATGTGCGCACCATGAAAACTTCGCCCGATAAAACAAGCACTGAGGTAAGCCTGGTACTGGCTGATGGTTTGGAATTCCCGGAAAAAGGGAAGATAGAAACCATCGAAGGTGAAATAGAACAAACTACCGGTTCAATTAATTTCCGTGCCCGTTTCCCTAACCCGCAGGGATTATTGAGGCATGGCGCAACCGGCAAATTATATATCTCCACAAAAGCCGAAAATGTGGTTATGGTACCGCAGCAATCGGTGTTTGACATTCAGGACAAAAGCTACGTTTACGTGGTTGACGAGGGTAACAAACTGCACATGCAGGCATTTACCCCGCTAACACGTTTCTCACATTACTACATTGTAAAGGAAGGCCTCAAAGCAGGCGATAAAATCCTGTACGAAGGCACTCAGAACGTACGCGACGGAATGGTAATTAAACCCAGGCAAGTAGCAAAGGATGCTTTTATAGCGATGCAATAA